Genomic segment of Trichoderma breve strain T069 chromosome 7 map unlocalized scaffold00007, whole genome shotgun sequence:
TGGAAAGCCTTCTCGAATCGGAAAATGCTCCCGTGTTCGTcattcccttcttttcttctcctccttctacacttttctctcttcaacccATGTACTCATCAGCCTTTCCAGCCTCACCCTAGAATCCTCCGAGTCATCAGCCCTCCTCAAAACCCCCGACAGGACATACTCCCTCCGCCAGAAAAACACCTCAAACTCCGTCATCCTGCTCTCACCCACGGCCGACCAAGGCATGgccgccatctccaccatccGCGAAACCGTCGAGCTGGACGTGGCGCCTCAAACTCCTGTCACCTCGGGTGGCCCGCTCAAGAACACGGGCAGCAGGGGCAAGTGGCATGAAATGTTTGGTAAAGGACGATAGGTAAATCTACTAAATGCCATCGCTAATCCATTCTTCAAACTTGATTCCAAATGATCTATACAAAATGTAATGGCTTTCGTAGTTTTAAGTGTGATCAAAGGAAGCCGCTTATACTCAACCATCACTACAGCCTTCGCGATAGTCTTTTTGTTGCGCACTTCGTCGAGCCACTAGCAGCCTTAACCATTCTCAAGTACCCTCATGGATAAACCTACAGTGTTGCCATGGTATATTAAGCAGATTTcaatcaaaaaaaaaaagacattcCATCATTTGAGAGAGCACTGGGTATAACCCTATATTAAACCAACGCTCGCCGCTTCTATTTGACATTCTACACTATTATCAACATATCATCTATTCCTCGGAATTCTGTCATCTGCGGTGCGGCCGGTAACCAAACCAACCGCCTTGCCTAACCTAATGTCGTGCGCGGCGTCGATCACCTCTCCCATCGCCTTGCCTAGGATTCTGTTGTCCCTGTAACCAAACCAACCGCCTTGCTTGCCCAGGATTCTGTTGTCCCTGGCGTTGATCACCTCTCCCATCGCCTTGCCCAGGATTCTGTTGTCCCTGGCGTTGATCACCTCTCCCATCGCCTTGCCTAGGATTCTGTTGCCCTTGGCGTTGATCACCTATCCCATCACCCCCTTGGAGATTCTGTTGTCCTTGGCGTCGTTGACCTCTCCCATCACCCCCTTGGAGATTCTGTTGTCCTTGGCGTCGTTGACCTCTCCCATCACCCCCTTGGAGATTCTATTGCCCgtggtgctgatgctgtccCCAATCGCCCTCCTCGGCGATGGCAGGCGGCATACCGAGTCCATACTCAGCCGGCacctgctgctgtgcttgcaAGTTTGGGAAATGCCCCTGCTCTTGATGCTGTGGGAGCGCGTGTTGCTGTGTTCCCAGTCGGTCGAGTGACTGATACTCTCCAAGTCCCAGCTGCTGTACATCCAGTTGTGACAGCTGCCTAAGCGTTTCGTGGTGTGAAGCAAATAGCGCTTGCTCCAGTGCTTCCCATGGCGAGGGTTGCTGTACCTGTCGGAGTGTTTGCCGGAGTGCTTGCATCTGTATCTCCCCCAGTGTCTGCTGCGGTGCCTGCTCTTGTGGTGCCTGCTCTTGCGCttgccgttgttgctgccgctgctgtgcCTCTTGCTGTGCCTCTTGCTGTGCCTCTTGCTGTGCCATTAGCTGTGCCGTTTGCAGTGCCCTctgttgttcttgttgatgaAACTGAGCCTGAGCCCTaaccagcagctgcagttGTTCCTGTCGCCGTGCTTGCATCAAGGCATGCTGCTGTCGTTGCGCTGCTCCCGCGTGCCTctgctgtgcttgctctTGTGCCTGCATCTGCTGGAGTTGTTGTGCCTGCAGCTGTGCATGATGATGCGCGCGCATCCGCTGGAAATTTGCCTGTTCTCTCTGCTCTAGCCACTGCGGCGGCATGGTCTGCTCTTGCTGCAGGGCCAGCAATTGCTGAGCAGTGGCTTGTTGTTGActctgttgttgttgctgctgttgaatATTGGCCTGTTGAATATTAGCGTGCTGAATATTGGCCTGTCGAACATCggcctgctgctgtcgaATATGCTGTTGaacttgctgttgctgctgttgctgccgttgctggtgttgaacGTTGACTTGCCGTTGCTGAGCAATAaactgctgctgttgcccCCGGAGCCACGGCGGAATTACAGTCTGATTGATTGCACTATGGGGAAAGACGAATCGGGCTTGTTGTTGTGTCAAATCGTTGGTGGGTTGAGCTGGAATCGGGTTCGGCACCGGGTTTGGAACCGGGTTCGGAACGGCGAGGTGCGGTCGAGGTGCTCGGGGTATCTCAAGGTTCCTGGCAgccacttcttcatctggttCTCTTTTTTGACGCTTTTTAGGattttcatcctcatctgaCGATTCATCCTCTGAGTCGTCTTGCTCTGCGTCTAGTGAATCTACCTCCGattcatcgtcgtcgccgtcttgagaggcatcttcttcttgagagtCGTCTCCCCAGTCGTCTTCAGAGCCATCTTGAGAGCCATCTTGAGAACCCTCATGACCATTCTGGGCATCGTTCTGGGCATCAACTGGCGGTGCGTCCTCTTGTATGTTCTGTAGCCCGTTCGGTGGCAACTGGCGTGGTCCAACTCGCACCAAGTTTTGTTCAAACATCCTGACTATCGGCGCACGATGCCTCTTGTTCGAAGCCGGAGGCGTAGGCGGTGCCGGTGCTCTCGGTATCTCCAGATACTGAGCGTCAATCTGTGGAT
This window contains:
- a CDS encoding sister chromatid cohesion protein dcc1 domain-containing protein, which gives rise to MSSSSQTTQKIPLHHRPDDTGYRLIELPPELESLLESENAPVLTLESSESSALLKTPDRTYSLRQKNTSNSVILLSPTADQGMAAISTIRETVELDVAPQTPVTSGGPLKNTGSRGKWHEMFGKGR